A region from the Malus domestica chromosome 07, GDT2T_hap1 genome encodes:
- the LOC103410186 gene encoding kiwellin-1-like, giving the protein MNNKMFSSSFFFILIILATNWLSIEAQKCKPSGKLRGKEPPPGQCNQGNDSECCKKGKLYPTYTCSPQVSKKTKATLTINSFQKGGDGGGPSACDNKFHSDKSPVVALSTGWYNKGSRCLDHITIHGNGRTVKAMVVDECDSTVGCDAEHDYQPPCANNLVDASKAVWKALGVSESDPKWGFMDIFWSDA; this is encoded by the coding sequence atgAATAACAAGATGTTTTCAAGttcttttttcttcatcttaATCATTCTTGCTACGAACTGGTTGAGCATTGAAGCTCAAAAATGCAAGCCTAGTGGCAAGCTTAGGGGGAAAGAGCCTCCTCCAGGACAATGTAACCAAGGGAATGACTCCGAGTGCTGCAAAAAAGGCAAGCTTTACCCCACCTACACGTGCTCACCTCAGGTGTCTAAGAAAACGAAAGCAACCTTGACCATCAACAGCTTTCAAAAGGGTGGTGATGGTGGCGGTCCATCAGCATGTGACAATAAGTTCCACTCGGATAAGAGTCCTGTTGTGGCATTGTCGACAGGCTGGTACAACAAAGGGAGCCGGTGTTTAGACCATATTACCATCCATGGTAATGGAAGGACTGTCAAAGCGATGGTTGTCGACGAGTGCGACTCCACAGTAGGATGTGATGCCGAGCACGATTACCAGCCTCCATGTGCTAACAATTTGGTTGACGCCTCTAAAGCTGTTTGGAAGGCCTTGGGAGTGTCAGAAAGTGACCCAAAATGGGGTTTTATGGATATATTCTGGTCTGATGCGTAA
- the LOC103420681 gene encoding FT-interacting protein 7-like: MNFKLGVEVVAAHDLMPKDGQGAANAFVELHFDHQRFRTTIKEKDLNPVWNESFYFNISDPSDLSNLSLEAYIYHHGKGNSNSFLGKVCLTGTSFVPYSDAVVLHYPLEKRGLFSRVKGELGLKVFVTDDPSIRSSNPLPALDSPLDRDSRSARVQLQSPQVPNVISNMMSNGKSESRRTFHHLPNPNVAQQQNIPSAPMQSSVNYGMQEMRSQPQPPVVRSTYPGSSAQAPDYSLKETSPYLGGGRIVGGRVIPGDRPSGTYDLVEKMEYLFVRVVKARDLPHMDITGSLDPYVEVRVGNFKGITRHFEKRQNPEWNQVFAFAKDNQQSSVLDVVVKDKDLLKDDFVGFVRFEILEVPRRFPPDSPLAPEWYRLADKDGKKDKGELMLAVWIGTQADEAFPEAWHSDAIGPDDGSLVAYGHIRSKVYHSPRLWYVRVNVIEAQDLVLSDRSRFPDAYAKVQIGNQVLKTKPVQSRAMNPMWNEDLMFVAAEPFDDHLIISVEDRVGPSKDEILGRVVIPLNAVERRADDRLIRGRWFNLEKHMSDAMEGEQRKKDKDKFSSRIHLRVCLDGGYHVLDESTHYSSDLRPTAKQLWKSHIGMLELGILNAEGLHPMKTRDGKGVSDTYCVAKYGQKWVRTRTINNSLSPKYNEQYTWEVYDPATVLTVGVFDNSQIGNTNGSGRDVKIGKVRIRISTLETGRVYTHNYPLLVLHPSGVKKMGELHLAIRFSCTSFVNMMFKYSKPLLPKMHYARPLSVMQQDMLRHQAVNIVAARLSRAEPPLRKEVVEYMSDADSHLWSMRRSKANFFRLMAVFSGLFAIAKWFGEVCKWKNPITTVLVHVLFMMLVCFPELILPTVFLYMFLIGIWNWRYRPRYPPHMNTRISYADAVHPDELDEEFDTFPTSRGSDIVRMRYDRLRSVAGRIQTVVGDVATQGERLQALLSWRDPRATTLYITFCLVAAIVLYVTPFQVLVLLGGIYLMRHPRFRGKMPSTPINFFRRLPARTDSML; this comes from the coding sequence ATGAACTTTAAGTTAGGGGTGGAGGTTGTGGCTGCCCATGACCTTATGCCCAAAGATGGGCAGGGCGCTGCCAACGCATTTGTGGAGCTCCActttgatcatcagagattccGAACCAccataaaagaaaaagatctcaatcCCGTTTGGAACGAGAGCTTCTACTTCAACATCTCTGATCCAAGCGATCTCTCTAACCTCAGTCTTGAAGCCTATATATATCACCATGGTAAGGGCAACTCCAATTCTTTCCTCGGAAAGGTTTGTCTTACTGGGACATCATTTGTTCCATATTCTGATGCTGTTGTTTTGCACTACCCTCTGGAGAAGCGAGGCCTTTTCTCACGCGTTAAGGGAGAGCTTGGTCTAAAAGTTTTTGTTACTGATGACCCGTCTATAAGATCCTCAAATCCACTTCCTGCACTGGATTCACCTCTGGACAGAGATTCACGCTCTGCACGTGTTCAATTACAATCGCCACAAGTTCCAAATGTTATCTCAAACATGATGTCCAATGGAAAATCTGAGTCGAGACGTACATTTCACCACCTTCCAAACCCCAACGTAGCACAGCAGCAGAATATTCCTTCAGCACCAATGCAGTCGTCAGTGAACTATGGGATGCAGGAAATGAGGTCTCAACCACAGCCTCCAGTTGTTCGCAGCACGTACCCAGGTTCATCAGCTCAAGCTCCTGATTATTCCCTTAAAGAGACAAGTCCTTACCTTGGAGGGGGGCGAATTGTTGGAGGGCGAGTCATACCTGGAGACAGGCCATCCGGCACCTATGACCTTGTTGAAAAGATGGAGTACCTGTTTGTACGAGTTGTGAAAGCCCGTGACCTCCCTCACATGGATATAACAGGTAGCCTTGACCCATATGTTGAAGTAAGAGTTGGGAACTTCAAAGGAATTACAAGGCATTTTGAGAAAAGGCAGAACCCTGAATGGAACCAGGTATTTGCTTTTGCAAAGGATAATCAGCAATCATCTGTTTTGGACGTTGTAGTCAAAGACAAGGATCTTTTGAAAGATGACTTTGTTGGGTTTGTGCGGTTTGAGATCCTTGAAGTTCCTCGTCGATTTCCACCAGACAGCCCATTGGCCCCAGAATGGTATCGGCTTGCAGATAAGGATGGGAAGAAGGACAAAGGAGAGCTGATGCTTGCTGTATGGATTGGCACACAAGCTGATGAGGCTTTTCCAGAGGCCTGGCATTCTGATGCAATTGGTCCTGATGATGGTTCTTTGGTTGCTTATGGACACATCCGTTCAAAAGTTTACCATTCACCAAGACTATGGTATGTTCGAGTAAATGTGATTGAGGCACAGGACTTGGTTCTATCTGACAGGTCCCGCTTTCCAGATGCATATGCAAAAGTACAGATCGGTAATCAGGTTTTAAAGACAAAACCAGTTCAATCTCGAGCTATGAACCCAATGTGGAATGAGGACCTGATGTTTGTTGCTGCTGAACCCTTTGACGATCATCTGATCATTTCAGTTGAAGATCgcgtaggtccaagcaaagacgagATCCTAGGAAGGGTTGTTATACCATTGAACGCTGTTGAGAGGCGTGCTGATGATCGATTAATTCGTGGCCGATGGTTTAACCTTGAAAAGCATATGTCAGATGCCATGGAGGGGGAACAGCGGAAGAAAGATAAAGATAAGTTTTCCAGTAGAATCCATCTCCGTGTTTGCCTTGATGGAGGGTACCATGTGCTTGATGAGTCAACTCACTACAGCAGCGACCTTCGACCTACAGCTAAGCAGCTATGGAAGTCACATATTGGTATGTTGGAGCTCGGAATTCTAAATGCTGAAGGGCTACACCCAATGAAAACAAGGGATGGGAAGGGTGTATCAGACACATATTGTGTAGCAAAGTATGGGCAAAAATGGGTTCGTACTCGAACTATAAATAACAGCCTGAGCCCAAAATACAATGAGCAGTACACTTGGGAGGTTTATGATCCTGCCACGGTTCTCACGGTGGGGGTTTTTGATAACAGTCAGATTGGTAATACAAATGGCAGTGGCAGGGATGTGAAAATTGGCAAGGTCCGGATTCGAATCTCTACCCTTGAGACTGGCCGTGTCTACACACACAATTACCCATTACTAGTTCTTCATCCTTCAGGTGTAAAAAAGATGGGTGAATTGCATCTTGCAATCAGATTTTCATGCACATCATTCGTTAACATGATGTTTAAATACTCGAAACCCCTTTTGCCAAAGATGCATTATGCAAGGCCATTGAGTGTGATGCAGCAAGATATGTTACGTCATCAAGCTGTCAACATAGTGGCAGCTCGTCTTAGTCGGGCAGAACCACCTCTCAGGAAGGAAGTAGTAGAATACATGTCGGATGCAGACTCTCATCTTTGGAGCATGAGGCGCAGCAAGGCAAACTTTTTCAGACTGATGGCAGTTTTTTCAGGGTTGTTTGCTATTGCAAAATGGTTTGGAGAAGTCTGCAAATGGAAAAACCCCATCACAACAGTACTAGTACATGTTCTGTTCATGATGCTCGTGTGTTTCCCAGAACTGATTTTACCAACTGTGTTCCTATACATGTTTCTGATAGGGATTTGGAACTGGAGGTACCGCCCAAGGTACCCTCCTCACATGAACACAAGAATCTCATATGCAGATGCTGTGCACCCTGACGAGCTTGATGAGGAATTTGACACATTCCCAACATCACGGGGTTCAGATATAGTTCGAATGAGGTATGACCGCTTGAGGAGTGTTGCTGGAAGAATTCAAACCGTGGTGGGTGATGTTGCAACCCAAGGGGAGAGGCTTCAGGCACTTCTCAGTTGGCGTGATCCTCGTGCCACTACTTTATATATTACTTTCTGTCTCGTGGCTGCTATTGTGTTGTACGTGACCCCTTTCCAGGTCCTGGTTCTTCTCGGTGGCATTTACCTCATGAGGCACCCGAGGTTCAGGGGTAAGATGCCATCAACCCCGATTAACTTCTTCAGAAGGCTGCCAGCAAGAACGGATAGTATGTTGTAA